One Ricinus communis isolate WT05 ecotype wild-type chromosome 7, ASM1957865v1, whole genome shotgun sequence genomic region harbors:
- the LOC8263081 gene encoding U-box domain-containing protein 26 isoform X2 yields MGPQFDPDHHHHHHPVTINDSLASLKHHLQSHESTLEKKFQSLQRIQALSEESTTRILYLLQLGFFPLLLELLFQEVVSEISQESINFSEHALSCVLRLLPFAQYESLNMLKEESKLQSFKSLLEHGTSKMKVGLCHLIEAISSSSDTRELCSILGQNHGLLQGLVLLVQDNCEAPEAGIKAISALCSSESNRDNMVQGGVLKGLLTYISNAERCHRNLISRAMATIELLLELDTAKEAVINNPDGIGALVKMVFRVSDHEGSESAVRSLMILCGDSLQAREEAISAGVLTQVLLLLQSQCSGRTKTRARMLLKLLRSKWNEQPKNIV; encoded by the coding sequence ATGGGTCCTCAATTTGATCctgatcatcatcatcatcatcatccagTGACCATCAATGATTCTTTAGCTTCACTTAAACACCACCTTCAATCTCATGAGTCTACCTTGGAGAAGAAGTTTCAATCACTTCAAAGAATCCAAGCTTTATCAGAAGAGTCAACAACAAGAATTTTGTATTTGCTCCAACTGGGCTTCTTTCCTTTGTTGTTGGAACttctttttcaagaagtggtCTCTGAAATATCCCAAGAAAGCATCAATTTTTCAGAGCACGCACTCAGTTGTGTTCTAAGATTACTTCCTTTCGCCCAATATGAGTCTTTAAACATGCTAAAAGAAGAATCCAAGTTGCAATCCTTCAAGAGTTTGCTTGAGCATGGCACTAGCAAGATGAAGGTGGGTTTGTGTCATCTAATAGAGGCAATATCATCATCTTCAGATACAAGAGAGTTATGCTCTATACTTGGCCAAAATCACGGACTATTACAAGGGCTAGTTCTTCTTGTTCAAGACAATTGCGAGGCACCTGAGGCAGGAATAAAAGCCATATCTGCATTATGCTCATCGGAATCAAACAGAGATAATATGGTTCAAGGAGGTGTGTTGAAAGGACTCCTAACATATATTTCTAATGCAGAAAGATGCCATAGAAATCTAATATCAAGAGCAATGGCTACAATTGAGCTTCTTCTAGAATTAGACACTGCAAAAGAGGCAGTGATAAATAATCCAGATGGCATTGGTGCTTTAGTTAAGATGGTTTTCAGGGTATCTGATCATGAAGGCAGTGAAAGTGCTGTTAGATCACTCATGATTCTATGTGGTGATTCATTACAGGCTAGGGAAGAAGCAATAAGTGCTGGAGTTTTGACACAGGTTCTATTGCTTTTGCAGAGCCAGTGCAGTGGTAGGACCAAAACCAGAGCAAGAATGTTGCTTAAGCTGCTAAGATCCAAGTGGAATGAACAACCAAAGAATATTGTTTAG
- the LOC8263081 gene encoding U-box domain-containing protein 26 isoform X1, with protein sequence MREAEMTIPHLFICPISLDLFRDPVTLCTGQTYDRSSIEKWLAAGNFTCPVTMQKLHDLSMVPNHTLRHLINEWLQMGPQFDPDHHHHHHPVTINDSLASLKHHLQSHESTLEKKFQSLQRIQALSEESTTRILYLLQLGFFPLLLELLFQEVVSEISQESINFSEHALSCVLRLLPFAQYESLNMLKEESKLQSFKSLLEHGTSKMKVGLCHLIEAISSSSDTRELCSILGQNHGLLQGLVLLVQDNCEAPEAGIKAISALCSSESNRDNMVQGGVLKGLLTYISNAERCHRNLISRAMATIELLLELDTAKEAVINNPDGIGALVKMVFRVSDHEGSESAVRSLMILCGDSLQAREEAISAGVLTQVLLLLQSQCSGRTKTRARMLLKLLRSKWNEQPKNIV encoded by the coding sequence ATGAGAGAAGCTGAAATGACTATACCCCACTTGTTCATTTGCCCAATTAGTCTAGACTTGTTCAGAGATCCAGTGACTCTATGTACAGGCCAAACCTATGATAGATCAAGCATAGAAAAATGGCTTGCTGCAGGTAATTTCACATGCCCTGTTACAATGCAGAAGCTTCATGATCTTTCCATGGTTCCTAATCACACTCTTCGCCATTTGATTAATGAGTGGCTGCAGATGGGTCCTCAATTTGATCctgatcatcatcatcatcatcatccagTGACCATCAATGATTCTTTAGCTTCACTTAAACACCACCTTCAATCTCATGAGTCTACCTTGGAGAAGAAGTTTCAATCACTTCAAAGAATCCAAGCTTTATCAGAAGAGTCAACAACAAGAATTTTGTATTTGCTCCAACTGGGCTTCTTTCCTTTGTTGTTGGAACttctttttcaagaagtggtCTCTGAAATATCCCAAGAAAGCATCAATTTTTCAGAGCACGCACTCAGTTGTGTTCTAAGATTACTTCCTTTCGCCCAATATGAGTCTTTAAACATGCTAAAAGAAGAATCCAAGTTGCAATCCTTCAAGAGTTTGCTTGAGCATGGCACTAGCAAGATGAAGGTGGGTTTGTGTCATCTAATAGAGGCAATATCATCATCTTCAGATACAAGAGAGTTATGCTCTATACTTGGCCAAAATCACGGACTATTACAAGGGCTAGTTCTTCTTGTTCAAGACAATTGCGAGGCACCTGAGGCAGGAATAAAAGCCATATCTGCATTATGCTCATCGGAATCAAACAGAGATAATATGGTTCAAGGAGGTGTGTTGAAAGGACTCCTAACATATATTTCTAATGCAGAAAGATGCCATAGAAATCTAATATCAAGAGCAATGGCTACAATTGAGCTTCTTCTAGAATTAGACACTGCAAAAGAGGCAGTGATAAATAATCCAGATGGCATTGGTGCTTTAGTTAAGATGGTTTTCAGGGTATCTGATCATGAAGGCAGTGAAAGTGCTGTTAGATCACTCATGATTCTATGTGGTGATTCATTACAGGCTAGGGAAGAAGCAATAAGTGCTGGAGTTTTGACACAGGTTCTATTGCTTTTGCAGAGCCAGTGCAGTGGTAGGACCAAAACCAGAGCAAGAATGTTGCTTAAGCTGCTAAGATCCAAGTGGAATGAACAACCAAAGAATATTGTTTAG
- the LOC8263080 gene encoding uncharacterized protein LOC8263080: MSARMGACKAPICHLQRPSSPSTPNPRNSNSTRRFFLFSLPLCATCATTTTTLVLTQSSPTVKVEPFLALAESYDPVSQAEKDASANKSQRVSEAIGLLEKGRELQAQGDFSAALPYFTLVVENYKDFAFSEYARVGRALALYEVGDKQEAIAEMEDVSISLKGYPEVHAALAAALYVDKHAPLLAENQFTIATLLDPHYTDISYVKETKHWPPSLVSSLKRFITLS; the protein is encoded by the exons ATGTCTGCAAGAATGGGTGCATGTAAGGCACCTATTTGTCATCTGCAACGCCCTTCCTCTCCATCTACACCAAACCCAAGAAACTCAAACAGCACCAGGCGATTTTTCCTCTTCTCTCTTCCtctgtgtgctacttgtgctactactactactacacTTGTTCTTACTCAAAGTTCCCCAACTGTTAAAGTTGAACCCTTTTTAGCACTAGCAGAGAGCTATGACCCGGTTAGCCAAGCTGAGAAAGATGCCAGTGCTAACAAATCTCAGAGAGTTTCTGAGGCTATTGGGTTGCTTGAGAAAGGGAGGGAATTGCAGGCTCAAGGTGACTTCAGTGCAGCTCTTCCCTACTTCACTCTG GTGGTTGAAAACTACAAGGACTTTGCTTTCTCGGAATATGCAAGAGTTGGCAGAGCACTGGCCCTTTATGAGGTTGGAGACAAACAAGAAGCAATTGCTGAGATGGAAGATGTTTCCATATCTTTGAAGGGTTATCCTG AAGTACATGCAGCCCTTGCAGCAGCCTTATATGTGGACAAGCATGCACCCCTGCTAGCTGAAAATCAGTTTACAATTGCAACTCTGCTTGATCCTCACTACACAGACATTTCATATGTAAAAGAGACTAAACATTGGCCTCCAAGTTTGGTCAGTTCCTTGAAACGCTTCATCACTCTTTCCTAG